One region of Rattus norvegicus strain BN/NHsdMcwi chromosome 13, GRCr8, whole genome shotgun sequence genomic DNA includes:
- the Kiaa1614 gene encoding uncharacterized protein KIAA1614 homolog isoform X5, producing the protein MKAKTQPLRASHDIVPIIAQGSRNGQRSPAPDVRTTSASRESLQNGNLNDPSSVESSNGQWPKQGMPLSHVRFEDESAREAEFRYLDRLQQRQRQVLSAVLHAVDQGPLRSKPDLTNYVNHSVGNVSFHRAVGCLDHSNVPAPPPTWDNERKCPACGSCLKDHCPAEGRAASDLRVLRSLQAAYEAEAVLLGPCNSHGLSSPFPGLHTEWIRETHITDTVATHPEEDSAPDSTHSSDSQTDNKDAKTSQPSRAGEQIHASSPRVWQHGSRPQGGPRWSRKETVLPCGLQAWSHLPKLDVVVGEVPEARGPIPQGTLFLKEDAVPKAAVEPKSPWSQGQLGLQLGSHWAHPEDCRTPCRTAYAVPFSKKHGSSGSGQPDQVPESHEPLETLCTSPHQQSHEEPSAPLPALQPTLPLPPDVPTPPSSRKSLCPMPPRRSVQTGNHRQEHQVDSPLPLSPPRTVILTPPQTQPYSPQVKHPLLDLSNNSYNSSVPLGLQGPSGAAVHRGRSVKDQCYQEPGLPLESNGDGTLQDSLQLADVATVNPTAITLSLTSEEPERSQELGGGPQRMDCSSGGHMPSGASLEASAGHKPPSVAHSEGNKKRRGSITSTLGLKKLLSALGHTPRPRLGTSRSFSVEQLQPSALAPQTSAVKRAPSLQHLVSPSHQHRRTTSFQNLHSLLGGKGDRSSLYLVEGSGDSSAPSRPAKAFPRRALSVEDVGAPSLARTVGRVVEVFPDGTSQLQLQRPPEGTFGFCVAYGSGRRDSGLYVQDMADLDTAKLYSGLLGVGDEILEMNGAKVAGLGLAHINELLVRVESLSIRVLRQRPVPQ; encoded by the exons ATGAAGGCCAAGACCCAACCTCTCCGAGCCAGCCATGATATTGTGCCCATCATTGCTCAGGGCAGCCG AAATGGCCAGAGAAGCCCAGCCCCGGATGTGAGgaccacctctgcctccagagaaaGCCTCCAGAATGGGAACTTGAACGACCCCTCCAGTGTAGAGTCCAGCAATGGGCAGTGGCCCAAACAAGGAATGCCCCTGTCTCATGTCCGTTTTGAAGATGAGTCTGCCCGCGAGGCTGAATTCCGGTACCTGGACCGGCTTCAGCAGCGCCAGCGTCAAGTGTTAAGCGCAGTGCTACACGctgtggaccaaggacctctacGCTCCAAACCGGACCTGACCAACTACGTCAACCACAGCGTGGGAAATGTCTCATTTCACAGGGCTGTGGGCTGCCTGGACCACAGTAACGTCCCTGCACCACCACCTACATGGGACAATGAGAGGAAGTGTCCAGCCTGTGGCAGCTGCCTCAAGGACCATTGCCCTGCTGAGGGGAGAGCAGCCTCTGACCTGAGGGTCCTCCGGAGTCTCCAGGCTGCCTATGAGGCCGAGGCAGTACTGCTGGGTCCCTGTAATTCCCATGGCTTGAGCTCCCCATTCCCAGGGCTCCACACAGAATGGATCCGGGAAACACACATCACAGACACTGTTGCCACACACCCTGAGGAGGACTCTGCCCCGGACAGCACCCACAGTTCAGACAGCCAGACAGACAATAAGGATGCCAAGACCTCTCAGCCCAGCAGGGCAGGTGAGCAGATCCACGCCAGCAGCCCACGGGTGTGGCAGCATGGGTCTAGGCCCCAGGGAGGTCCCAGGTGGTCCAGAAAGGAGACGGTGCTGCCCTGTGGACTTCAGGCCTGGTCTCACCTGCCCAAGCTTGATGTGGTTGTAGGGGAGGTACCAGAAGCCAGGGGACCCATACCTCAGGGGACTTTGTTTCTAAAGGAAGATGCTGTGCCTAAAGCTGCCGTGGAACCTAAGAGTCCTTGGTCCCAGGGGCAGCTTGGACTACAGTTAGGAAGTCACTGGGCCCACCCCGAGGACTGCAGGACTCCATGCAGGACAGCTTATGCTGTGCCATTTTCCAAGAAGCATGGGTCCTCAGGATCAGGCCAACCAGATCAAGTTCCTGAAAGCCATGAGCCTCTGGAAACTCTCTGCACTTCACCCCACCAACAGAGCCATGAAGAGCCCTCTGCACCCCTCCCAGCTTTGCAGCCAACTTTGCCCCTCCCCCCTGATGTGCCAACCCCTCCTTCTTCAAGGAAATCCCTCTGCCCCATGCCTCCAAGGAGGTCAGTCCAGACTGGAAATCACAGGCAGGAGCACCAGGTGGATAgccccctgcctctgtcccctccAAGAACTGTGATTCTCACCCCACCCCAAACCCAACCCTACAGCCCCCAGGTCAAGCATCCACTGCTGGACCTGTCCAACAACAGCTACAACAGCAGTGTCCCTCTAGGACTGCAGGGACCCTCAGGAGCAGCTGTCCACAGGGGTAGATCTGTCAAGGACCAATGTTATCAGGAGCCTGGGCTGCCTCTGGAGAGCAATGGAGATG GAACGCTCCAGGACTCTCTCCAATTAGCAGATGTCGCCACTGTCAATCCTACAGCTATCACCCTCTCCCTCACCTCAGAGGAGCCTGAGCGCAGCCAGGAGCTGGGAGGAGGTCCACAGAGGATGGACTGTAGCTCTGGAGGCCACATGCCCAGTGG AGCATCTCTTGAGGCCAGTGCAGGGCATAAGCCACCCTCAGTTGCTCATTCTGAAGGGAACAAGAAAAGGAGGGGTAGTATTACCTCCACCCTGGGGCTCAAAAAGCTTCTCTCAGCCCTGGGCCACACGCCCCGGCCCAGACTTGGCACATCCAGAAGCTTCAGTGTGGAACAGCTGCAGCCCTCAGCACTGGCTCCGCAGACCAGCGCGGTGAAAAGAGCCCCATCATTACAGCATCTG GTGTCACCCTCCCATCAGCATCGGAGAACAACTTCCTTCCAGAACCTCCATTCTCTGCTAGGTGGCAAGGGAGACCGGTCTAGCCTTTACCTGGTAGAAGGGTCAGGGGACAGCAGTGCACCCAGCAG GCCAGCCAAGGCCTTTCCCCGTCGTGCCCTCAGTGTAGAAGATGTGGGTGCCCCCAGCCTGGCTCGTACTGTGGGCAGAGTGGTGGAGGTGTTCCCAGATGGCACAAGCCAGCTGCAGCTGCAGCGACCCCCAGAGGGCACCTTTGGTTTCTGTGTGGCCTATGGCAGTGGCCGGCGAGACTCAG GGCTGTATGTGCAGGACATGGCTGACCTGGATACGGCCAAGCTGTACTCAGGGCTCCTTGGGGTAGGGGATGAGATCCTGGAGATGAACGGGGCCAAGGTTGCTGGGCTGGGCTTGGCTCACATCAACGAGCTGCTGGTGCGTGTGGAGAGCTTGTCGATTCGTGTCTTGAGACAACGGCCTGTCCCCCAGTGA
- the Kiaa1614 gene encoding KIAA1614 homolog, which translates to MEGMEAATKPAHRSQASRSGSRTPSPKRVTPAMARHGAEQPSSRPLQRLSLCPQEDRPSNLMPPKPPRTWGLQNQGPSVLESKVKALKEKMTAEKQGTNPRPTSCEHPSTTKSKCHHVKPGAVWSLPEGSTLPDALVVPHAQNPNDGHPASHVNEQKPARNSGSKPSTPDSWSEQSWWTPEAVWMLADHEEDPGPGAGSLQESPNNQVSAGEPQGPGPCKTTHLSNLKKGRPYPLGDGLNTKGDLGSTALTSKEDLVPRTDQPEMFWRAGSLEALGSAANALSLSDQVERNRLLLQEMLKVCRQRPPTTGSPERTRSWDKDASERPAGDVDWDSGNPQQDSGQSRTFVPKLEPVLSAKHEEAKHLLGRARMKAKTQPLRASHDIVPIIAQGSRNGQRSPAPDVRTTSASRESLQNGNLNDPSSVESSNGQWPKQGMPLSHVRFEDESAREAEFRYLDRLQQRQRQVLSAVLHAVDQGPLRSKPDLTNYVNHSVGNVSFHRAVGCLDHSNVPAPPPTWDNERKCPACGSCLKDHCPAEGRAASDLRVLRSLQAAYEAEAVLLGPCNSHGLSSPFPGLHTEWIRETHITDTVATHPEEDSAPDSTHSSDSQTDNKDAKTSQPSRAGEQIHASSPRVWQHGSRPQGGPRWSRKETVLPCGLQAWSHLPKLDVVVGEVPEARGPIPQGTLFLKEDAVPKAAVEPKSPWSQGQLGLQLGSHWAHPEDCRTPCRTAYAVPFSKKHGSSGSGQPDQVPESHEPLETLCTSPHQQSHEEPSAPLPALQPTLPLPPDVPTPPSSRKSLCPMPPRRSVQTGNHRQEHQVDSPLPLSPPRTVILTPPQTQPYSPQVKHPLLDLSNNSYNSSVPLGLQGPSGAAVHRGRSVKDQCYQEPGLPLESNGDGTLQDSLQLADVATVNPTAITLSLTSEEPERSQELGGGPQRMDCSSGGHMPSGASLEASAGHKPPSVAHSEGNKKRRGSITSTLGLKKLLSALGHTPRPRLGTSRSFSVEQLQPSALAPQTSAVKRAPSLQHLVSPSHQHRRTTSFQNLHSLLGGKGDRSSLYLVEGSGDSSAPSRPAKAFPRRALSVEDVGAPSLARTVGRVVEVFPDGTSQLQLQRPPEGTFGFCVAYGSGRRDSGLYVQDMADLDTAKLYSGLLGVGDEILEMNGAKVAGLGLAHINELLVRVESLSIRVLRQRPVPQ; encoded by the exons ATGGAGGGGATGGAGGCGGCAACCAAGCCCGCGCACCGCTCTCA AGCGTCCAGGTCAGGGAGCAGAACCCCAAGCCCCAAGCGAGTGACTCCAGCTATggccagacatggtgctgagCAGCCAAGCAGTCGACCTCTCCAGAGACTTTCACTCTGCCCCCAGGAAGACCGACCATCTAACCTGATGCCCCCCAAGCCTCCCAGGACATGGGGGCTGCAGAACCAAGGTCCTTCTGTGCTGGAGTCCAAGGTGAAGGCCTTGAAGGAGAAAATGACAGCAGAGAAACAGGGGACAAATCCCCGTCCCACTTCCTGTGAGCATCCATCCACCACAAAATCCAAATGCCACCATGTCAAGCCTGGAGCGGTCTGGAGCCTACCAGAGGGCTCTACTCTACCAGATGCCCTTGTGGTCCCCCATGCTCAGAACCCTAATGATGGACATCCGGCCAGCCATGTTAATGAGCAGAAACCTGCCAGGAACAGTGGATCCAAGCCATCTACTCCTGACAGCTGGAGTGAACAAAGCTGGTGGACTCCAGAAGCAGTGTGGATGCTGGCCGATCATGAGGAGGACCCAGGACCAGGGGCTGGCTCTTTACAAGAAAGTCCCAACAACCAAGTTTCTGCGGGAGAGCCACAGGGGCCTGGTCCCTGCAAAACCACCCACTTAAGCAACCTGAAGAAGGGAAGGCCGTACCCGCTTGGAGATGGTCTGAACACAAAGGGAGATCTGGGCAGCACAGCCCTAACCTCCAAGGAGGATTTAGTTCCCAGGACAGACCAGCCAGAGATGTTCTGGAGAGCTGGCAGCCTGGAGGCTCTGGGCTCTGCTGCAAATGCTTTGTCCCTGTCTGATCAGGTAGAGAGGAACCGCCTCCTGCTGCAGGAGATGCTGAAGGTTTGCAGACAGAGACCTCCCACCACAGGGAGCCCAGAACGGACTCGATCCTGGGACAAGGATGCATCAG AGCGACCAGCGGGAGACGTGGACTGGGACTCGGGCAACCCCCAGCAGGACTCAGGTCAGAGCAG GACCTTTGTTCCCAAGCTGGAACCTGTGCTGAGCGCCAAGCATGAGGAAGCCAAGCATCTGCTCGGCCGTGCCCGCATGAAGGCCAAGACCCAACCTCTCCGAGCCAGCCATGATATTGTGCCCATCATTGCTCAGGGCAGCCG AAATGGCCAGAGAAGCCCAGCCCCGGATGTGAGgaccacctctgcctccagagaaaGCCTCCAGAATGGGAACTTGAACGACCCCTCCAGTGTAGAGTCCAGCAATGGGCAGTGGCCCAAACAAGGAATGCCCCTGTCTCATGTCCGTTTTGAAGATGAGTCTGCCCGCGAGGCTGAATTCCGGTACCTGGACCGGCTTCAGCAGCGCCAGCGTCAAGTGTTAAGCGCAGTGCTACACGctgtggaccaaggacctctacGCTCCAAACCGGACCTGACCAACTACGTCAACCACAGCGTGGGAAATGTCTCATTTCACAGGGCTGTGGGCTGCCTGGACCACAGTAACGTCCCTGCACCACCACCTACATGGGACAATGAGAGGAAGTGTCCAGCCTGTGGCAGCTGCCTCAAGGACCATTGCCCTGCTGAGGGGAGAGCAGCCTCTGACCTGAGGGTCCTCCGGAGTCTCCAGGCTGCCTATGAGGCCGAGGCAGTACTGCTGGGTCCCTGTAATTCCCATGGCTTGAGCTCCCCATTCCCAGGGCTCCACACAGAATGGATCCGGGAAACACACATCACAGACACTGTTGCCACACACCCTGAGGAGGACTCTGCCCCGGACAGCACCCACAGTTCAGACAGCCAGACAGACAATAAGGATGCCAAGACCTCTCAGCCCAGCAGGGCAGGTGAGCAGATCCACGCCAGCAGCCCACGGGTGTGGCAGCATGGGTCTAGGCCCCAGGGAGGTCCCAGGTGGTCCAGAAAGGAGACGGTGCTGCCCTGTGGACTTCAGGCCTGGTCTCACCTGCCCAAGCTTGATGTGGTTGTAGGGGAGGTACCAGAAGCCAGGGGACCCATACCTCAGGGGACTTTGTTTCTAAAGGAAGATGCTGTGCCTAAAGCTGCCGTGGAACCTAAGAGTCCTTGGTCCCAGGGGCAGCTTGGACTACAGTTAGGAAGTCACTGGGCCCACCCCGAGGACTGCAGGACTCCATGCAGGACAGCTTATGCTGTGCCATTTTCCAAGAAGCATGGGTCCTCAGGATCAGGCCAACCAGATCAAGTTCCTGAAAGCCATGAGCCTCTGGAAACTCTCTGCACTTCACCCCACCAACAGAGCCATGAAGAGCCCTCTGCACCCCTCCCAGCTTTGCAGCCAACTTTGCCCCTCCCCCCTGATGTGCCAACCCCTCCTTCTTCAAGGAAATCCCTCTGCCCCATGCCTCCAAGGAGGTCAGTCCAGACTGGAAATCACAGGCAGGAGCACCAGGTGGATAgccccctgcctctgtcccctccAAGAACTGTGATTCTCACCCCACCCCAAACCCAACCCTACAGCCCCCAGGTCAAGCATCCACTGCTGGACCTGTCCAACAACAGCTACAACAGCAGTGTCCCTCTAGGACTGCAGGGACCCTCAGGAGCAGCTGTCCACAGGGGTAGATCTGTCAAGGACCAATGTTATCAGGAGCCTGGGCTGCCTCTGGAGAGCAATGGAGATG GAACGCTCCAGGACTCTCTCCAATTAGCAGATGTCGCCACTGTCAATCCTACAGCTATCACCCTCTCCCTCACCTCAGAGGAGCCTGAGCGCAGCCAGGAGCTGGGAGGAGGTCCACAGAGGATGGACTGTAGCTCTGGAGGCCACATGCCCAGTGG AGCATCTCTTGAGGCCAGTGCAGGGCATAAGCCACCCTCAGTTGCTCATTCTGAAGGGAACAAGAAAAGGAGGGGTAGTATTACCTCCACCCTGGGGCTCAAAAAGCTTCTCTCAGCCCTGGGCCACACGCCCCGGCCCAGACTTGGCACATCCAGAAGCTTCAGTGTGGAACAGCTGCAGCCCTCAGCACTGGCTCCGCAGACCAGCGCGGTGAAAAGAGCCCCATCATTACAGCATCTG GTGTCACCCTCCCATCAGCATCGGAGAACAACTTCCTTCCAGAACCTCCATTCTCTGCTAGGTGGCAAGGGAGACCGGTCTAGCCTTTACCTGGTAGAAGGGTCAGGGGACAGCAGTGCACCCAGCAG GCCAGCCAAGGCCTTTCCCCGTCGTGCCCTCAGTGTAGAAGATGTGGGTGCCCCCAGCCTGGCTCGTACTGTGGGCAGAGTGGTGGAGGTGTTCCCAGATGGCACAAGCCAGCTGCAGCTGCAGCGACCCCCAGAGGGCACCTTTGGTTTCTGTGTGGCCTATGGCAGTGGCCGGCGAGACTCAG GGCTGTATGTGCAGGACATGGCTGACCTGGATACGGCCAAGCTGTACTCAGGGCTCCTTGGGGTAGGGGATGAGATCCTGGAGATGAACGGGGCCAAGGTTGCTGGGCTGGGCTTGGCTCACATCAACGAGCTGCTGGTGCGTGTGGAGAGCTTGTCGATTCGTGTCTTGAGACAACGGCCTGTCCCCCAGTGA
- the Kiaa1614 gene encoding uncharacterized protein KIAA1614 homolog isoform X1 codes for MEGMEAATKPAHRSQASRSGSRTPSPKRVTPAMARHGAEQPSSRPLQRLSLCPQEDRPSNLMPPKPPRTWGLQNQGPSVLESKVKALKEKMTAEKQGTNPRPTSCEHPSTTKSKCHHVKPGAVWSLPEGSTLPDALVVPHAQNPNDGHPASHVNEQKPARNSGSKPSTPDSWSEQSWWTPEAVWMLADHEEDPGPGAGSLQESPNNQVSAGEPQGPGPCKTTHLSNLKKGRPYPLGDGLNTKGDLGSTALTSKEDLVPRTDQPEMFWRAGSLEALGSAANALSLSDQVERNRLLLQEMLKVCRQRPPTTGSPERTRSWDKDASERPAGDVDWDSGNPQQDSGQSRTFVPKLEPVLSAKHEEAKHLLGRARMKAKTQPLRASHDIVPIIAQGSRNGQRSPAPDVRTTSASRESLQNGNLNDPSSVESSNGQWPKQGMPLSHVRFEDESAREAEFRYLDRLQQRQRQVLSAVLHAVDQGPLRSKPDLTNYVNHSVGNVSFHRAVGCLDHSNVPAPPPTWDNERKCPACGSCLKDHCPAEGRAASDLRVLRSLQAAYEAEAVLLGPCNSHGLSSPFPGLHTEWIRETHITDTVATHPEEDSAPDSTHSSDSQTDNKDAKTSQPSRAGEQIHASSPRVWQHGSRPQGGPRWSRKETVLPCGLQAWSHLPKLDVVVGEVPEARGPIPQGTLFLKEDAVPKAAVEPKSPWSQGQLGLQLGSHWAHPEDCRTPCRTAYAVPFSKKHGSSGSGQPDQVPESHEPLETLCTSPHQQSHEEPSAPLPALQPTLPLPPDVPTPPSSRKSLCPMPPRRSVQTGNHRQEHQVDSPLPLSPPRTVILTPPQTQPYSPQVKHPLLDLSNNSYNSSVPLGLQGPSGAAVHRGRSVKDQCYQEPGLPLESNGDAITLSLTSEEPERSQELGGGPQRMDCSSGGHMPSGASLEASAGHKPPSVAHSEGNKKRRGSITSTLGLKKLLSALGHTPRPRLGTSRSFSVEQLQPSALAPQTSAVKRAPSLQHLVSPSHQHRRTTSFQNLHSLLGGKGDRSSLYLVEGSGDSSAPSRPAKAFPRRALSVEDVGAPSLARTVGRVVEVFPDGTSQLQLQRPPEGTFGFCVAYGSGRRDSGLYVQDMADLDTAKLYSGLLGVGDEILEMNGAKVAGLGLAHINELLVRVESLSIRVLRQRPVPQ; via the exons ATGGAGGGGATGGAGGCGGCAACCAAGCCCGCGCACCGCTCTCA AGCGTCCAGGTCAGGGAGCAGAACCCCAAGCCCCAAGCGAGTGACTCCAGCTATggccagacatggtgctgagCAGCCAAGCAGTCGACCTCTCCAGAGACTTTCACTCTGCCCCCAGGAAGACCGACCATCTAACCTGATGCCCCCCAAGCCTCCCAGGACATGGGGGCTGCAGAACCAAGGTCCTTCTGTGCTGGAGTCCAAGGTGAAGGCCTTGAAGGAGAAAATGACAGCAGAGAAACAGGGGACAAATCCCCGTCCCACTTCCTGTGAGCATCCATCCACCACAAAATCCAAATGCCACCATGTCAAGCCTGGAGCGGTCTGGAGCCTACCAGAGGGCTCTACTCTACCAGATGCCCTTGTGGTCCCCCATGCTCAGAACCCTAATGATGGACATCCGGCCAGCCATGTTAATGAGCAGAAACCTGCCAGGAACAGTGGATCCAAGCCATCTACTCCTGACAGCTGGAGTGAACAAAGCTGGTGGACTCCAGAAGCAGTGTGGATGCTGGCCGATCATGAGGAGGACCCAGGACCAGGGGCTGGCTCTTTACAAGAAAGTCCCAACAACCAAGTTTCTGCGGGAGAGCCACAGGGGCCTGGTCCCTGCAAAACCACCCACTTAAGCAACCTGAAGAAGGGAAGGCCGTACCCGCTTGGAGATGGTCTGAACACAAAGGGAGATCTGGGCAGCACAGCCCTAACCTCCAAGGAGGATTTAGTTCCCAGGACAGACCAGCCAGAGATGTTCTGGAGAGCTGGCAGCCTGGAGGCTCTGGGCTCTGCTGCAAATGCTTTGTCCCTGTCTGATCAGGTAGAGAGGAACCGCCTCCTGCTGCAGGAGATGCTGAAGGTTTGCAGACAGAGACCTCCCACCACAGGGAGCCCAGAACGGACTCGATCCTGGGACAAGGATGCATCAG AGCGACCAGCGGGAGACGTGGACTGGGACTCGGGCAACCCCCAGCAGGACTCAGGTCAGAGCAG GACCTTTGTTCCCAAGCTGGAACCTGTGCTGAGCGCCAAGCATGAGGAAGCCAAGCATCTGCTCGGCCGTGCCCGCATGAAGGCCAAGACCCAACCTCTCCGAGCCAGCCATGATATTGTGCCCATCATTGCTCAGGGCAGCCG AAATGGCCAGAGAAGCCCAGCCCCGGATGTGAGgaccacctctgcctccagagaaaGCCTCCAGAATGGGAACTTGAACGACCCCTCCAGTGTAGAGTCCAGCAATGGGCAGTGGCCCAAACAAGGAATGCCCCTGTCTCATGTCCGTTTTGAAGATGAGTCTGCCCGCGAGGCTGAATTCCGGTACCTGGACCGGCTTCAGCAGCGCCAGCGTCAAGTGTTAAGCGCAGTGCTACACGctgtggaccaaggacctctacGCTCCAAACCGGACCTGACCAACTACGTCAACCACAGCGTGGGAAATGTCTCATTTCACAGGGCTGTGGGCTGCCTGGACCACAGTAACGTCCCTGCACCACCACCTACATGGGACAATGAGAGGAAGTGTCCAGCCTGTGGCAGCTGCCTCAAGGACCATTGCCCTGCTGAGGGGAGAGCAGCCTCTGACCTGAGGGTCCTCCGGAGTCTCCAGGCTGCCTATGAGGCCGAGGCAGTACTGCTGGGTCCCTGTAATTCCCATGGCTTGAGCTCCCCATTCCCAGGGCTCCACACAGAATGGATCCGGGAAACACACATCACAGACACTGTTGCCACACACCCTGAGGAGGACTCTGCCCCGGACAGCACCCACAGTTCAGACAGCCAGACAGACAATAAGGATGCCAAGACCTCTCAGCCCAGCAGGGCAGGTGAGCAGATCCACGCCAGCAGCCCACGGGTGTGGCAGCATGGGTCTAGGCCCCAGGGAGGTCCCAGGTGGTCCAGAAAGGAGACGGTGCTGCCCTGTGGACTTCAGGCCTGGTCTCACCTGCCCAAGCTTGATGTGGTTGTAGGGGAGGTACCAGAAGCCAGGGGACCCATACCTCAGGGGACTTTGTTTCTAAAGGAAGATGCTGTGCCTAAAGCTGCCGTGGAACCTAAGAGTCCTTGGTCCCAGGGGCAGCTTGGACTACAGTTAGGAAGTCACTGGGCCCACCCCGAGGACTGCAGGACTCCATGCAGGACAGCTTATGCTGTGCCATTTTCCAAGAAGCATGGGTCCTCAGGATCAGGCCAACCAGATCAAGTTCCTGAAAGCCATGAGCCTCTGGAAACTCTCTGCACTTCACCCCACCAACAGAGCCATGAAGAGCCCTCTGCACCCCTCCCAGCTTTGCAGCCAACTTTGCCCCTCCCCCCTGATGTGCCAACCCCTCCTTCTTCAAGGAAATCCCTCTGCCCCATGCCTCCAAGGAGGTCAGTCCAGACTGGAAATCACAGGCAGGAGCACCAGGTGGATAgccccctgcctctgtcccctccAAGAACTGTGATTCTCACCCCACCCCAAACCCAACCCTACAGCCCCCAGGTCAAGCATCCACTGCTGGACCTGTCCAACAACAGCTACAACAGCAGTGTCCCTCTAGGACTGCAGGGACCCTCAGGAGCAGCTGTCCACAGGGGTAGATCTGTCAAGGACCAATGTTATCAGGAGCCTGGGCTGCCTCTGGAGAGCAATGGAGATG CTATCACCCTCTCCCTCACCTCAGAGGAGCCTGAGCGCAGCCAGGAGCTGGGAGGAGGTCCACAGAGGATGGACTGTAGCTCTGGAGGCCACATGCCCAGTGG AGCATCTCTTGAGGCCAGTGCAGGGCATAAGCCACCCTCAGTTGCTCATTCTGAAGGGAACAAGAAAAGGAGGGGTAGTATTACCTCCACCCTGGGGCTCAAAAAGCTTCTCTCAGCCCTGGGCCACACGCCCCGGCCCAGACTTGGCACATCCAGAAGCTTCAGTGTGGAACAGCTGCAGCCCTCAGCACTGGCTCCGCAGACCAGCGCGGTGAAAAGAGCCCCATCATTACAGCATCTG GTGTCACCCTCCCATCAGCATCGGAGAACAACTTCCTTCCAGAACCTCCATTCTCTGCTAGGTGGCAAGGGAGACCGGTCTAGCCTTTACCTGGTAGAAGGGTCAGGGGACAGCAGTGCACCCAGCAG GCCAGCCAAGGCCTTTCCCCGTCGTGCCCTCAGTGTAGAAGATGTGGGTGCCCCCAGCCTGGCTCGTACTGTGGGCAGAGTGGTGGAGGTGTTCCCAGATGGCACAAGCCAGCTGCAGCTGCAGCGACCCCCAGAGGGCACCTTTGGTTTCTGTGTGGCCTATGGCAGTGGCCGGCGAGACTCAG GGCTGTATGTGCAGGACATGGCTGACCTGGATACGGCCAAGCTGTACTCAGGGCTCCTTGGGGTAGGGGATGAGATCCTGGAGATGAACGGGGCCAAGGTTGCTGGGCTGGGCTTGGCTCACATCAACGAGCTGCTGGTGCGTGTGGAGAGCTTGTCGATTCGTGTCTTGAGACAACGGCCTGTCCCCCAGTGA